In Ferrigenium kumadai, the DNA window GCTGGAATGAGTCAATCATTTACCGGAAACGGAGGCATCATGGCCATTGGTGAAATCTGTAATCGCGAGGTCGTCATCCTGGGGCGCAACGAGAGCGCTCTGGATGCCGCCAGGCTGATGCGCCAGCATCATGTCGGCGATGTACTGGTAGTTGAAGAGCGCACGGGCAGGAAGGAGCCGGTGGGCATCGTGACCGACCGCGATCTCGTCGTGGAGATCATGGCCCCCGGACTCGGTCCGGCGGCCATCACGGTGGGCGACATCATGGGGGGCGAACTGGTCACGGTCAGGGAAAATACCGGCGTGTTCGAGGCGATCCAGTACATGCGCAGCAAGGGGGTGCGCCGTCTGCCGGTGGTGGATGCACACAATGGCCTGGTGGGCATTCTTGCCCTGGATGACTTGCTGGAATTGTTGTCGGAAGAATTGCTTGCGATCTCCAAACTGGTCAAGTTGGAGCAGCAAAAAGAGGCGAGGAGCCGCCGTTAACCCTTTGTCCCAAGGAGAGCACCATGCAGATCCCGTTGCAGATCACCATCCGCGGTGCGGCCCATTCCGAAGAGCTGGAAACGCATATCCGCAACAAGGCGAGAAAGCTCGATGAATTCTTCGAGCACATCACCTCCTGTCGCGTCGTGGTGGAGATCCCGCACAAACACCAGCATCAGGGCAAGATGTACAACGTGCGTATCGACATCGGCGTACCCGGCCATGAGATCGTGGTCAACCGCGACATGAACGAGGATGTCTATGTCGCCTTGCGTGATGCCTTCGACGCAGCGAAACGCCAGCTTGAGGACTATGTGCGCAAATTTCGCGGCGACGTCAAAACCCATGAGCCGAAGCAACGGGGAGAAGGCGCCGGGTTGCGGGCGGGTTGAACGGGCCGGTTTGGTTACCAGAACAAGGAGACCGATCATGCTGGATTCGTTGAAACAGGCAGGGATGAACATCGGTCGCGAAATCAACCGCGCCTGGGAGAGCTTGTCGGAAGGTTGGCGCGAACTGCTCAGCCGGAGCAGCAACGCGTTGACGCATTTCTCCCGCGGCAAGGAAGAGGCGGCAGTTACCGGCAGCGATCTCGCACGCTTTCCACGCTGGGGATTGCTGGCGGGCGAAGTGGAAGAAACCGCGAAAGATATTCTGGTGCGAGTAGAGCTTCCCGGCCTGGAAAAAGAAGACTGCCACGTCAGCATTGAAGGCAACATGCTTTACATGAGCGGGGAAAAGCGCATCGAGCGCGAGACCAGCGACAGCACCTACCACGTCATGGAGCGTGCTTACGGCTCATTTCAGCGCGCCATCCCGTTGCCGCGCAATGTCGATGCCGACCAGGCAGAGGCGAGTTACCGCAACGGCGTGCTGACCGTCCGCGTGCCCAAGTCTGCTGTCGCATCTGGCACGACGGTGCGTATATCTTGATCGCTGCGACAGGGAGAACAACATGGCTTTGACTCTTGCCGCGTTGGCTTTTACCTCGGCATCCTTCGCCAACAATGGCGCGATTCCGGCGCGCCACACCTGCGACGGATTGAATGTTTCCCCTGCGCTTGCCTGGGATAACGTGCCCGAAGGAACGAAAAGCCTGGCGCTGATCGTCGATGATCCGGATGCGCCAGACCCGGCGGATCCGCGCGGGACCTGGGTGCATTGGGTGCTCTACAACATGCCTCCCAACACGCACGGGGTGTCCGAAGGAGTGGCGGCCACGGCCTTGCCGCAGGGGACGCTACAGGGCATCAACGACTGGCAGCGAGCCGGCTACCGAGGGCCGTGTCCGCCGATCGGCAACCATCGCTATTTCTTCAAGCTGTTCGCGCTGAATGTCGTGCTGCCCAATCTCAATCAGCCCACCAGCGCCATGCTGGAACAGGCGATGCAGGGGCATGTCATTGCCCGGGCAGAACTGGTCGGGAGATATCAGCATCGCTGATTCGTTTCGCAGCCTGGGTTGAAACATTCGCCTTTGCTCAATCTATCTGAATTCTCTATCGTCGCTTCGTTTTCGAGGCAAGGGGAGTATATATAGATTCCGTTCTTTTATTGCGCTGCATAGTTGGCGCTACTGAGAAACCGCAAGTTTAGTTTCGAGAACCCCTTTTTGCCCTTCAGGTTCATCAACTAAATGGAGCTTGGGATGCGGGAGATATATCCAGGGCAAAGGGAGAACAAATGCCAAGGGATTCCAGTCAGGTTTCACCTCCTGCCATATGTAATAGCGCTTACCCGCAATCGCTTCGAATTCGAGGCTATCAGTCTCATTTTCTGAATTTCCCGTAAACGGATTTAGTGTTGTCGAAGTGATCACATGTTTCCCGGGAGAAATTTCCGTGTAGAGGTAAACTCTAGGCGCCGTTTGTCCAAGAGGTCTTCCATCAACTTGGACGATCATGCGAAGACCGGGCCCCAAGGACTCATTGCGATAAATATATACGCCAGCAATATCAGAGTTCCCACCGAACGTCTTCAGAGCCGCGTCTTTATTTGAATCTCCCATCGGCACCGACGCACAGCCAAACAGACCCATGGCAACAACCGCAAGCAGTACATATTGCTTAAGCATAATGACTCTCCTTAGTGTGTTCTCTACAGTTGTTCATATGACGGATCTGTCCGGACATGTATTTGATAATACGGACACGAACATTCTTCCTTAAGATCGATCTCATAACTCCCTGCCCGGCAATCACTTGCCTAGTTCGTCTAGACATAAATGGCTTAGGGATGAAATCGTCCATGCCCCGCGAAAAATGATTTGCAGCAGCCGCCACTTGTTTCGGTTCCTCCGGAAAGGATTAACTCTGTTTTGCAGAGTATAAGACTCTGCAAAACAGAGTGTCAATGCACGCATGATATTTTTGCTTGTGCTGGTTGAGGCTCGGTAACTCGGAAACGAGACGCCTGATTGGCAACTCTCTAAAAAGCCTAGCGTGGAGGTAACCGGCCGCCGGAAATAGACGGCCGGAGGGAACCCAACAGCGGCGCGGGTCCGGTTGACCGTAGGGTTAGCCCTTTGAGTGCCCACGTCCTGAGTGTTCGTCATTCTTCACTGGGCTACCGTACCCTCGCAGCTTCATGTAGGTCGTCACTTGCTCGGGAGTAAGGATCTCTGTCTGAGCCAGATGGGACTCAAGATGGGCCTGCCGCACTTGGGCCTGCAACTCGCCGATTCGCCTTAGCGTCTGCGTAAGACTTTCCGCCGTAACTGCTTTCGAAGCGAACAATCGATCAAGCTTTCGCTCCTCATCAATGAGGGCGCCGCCGATTTGCTTGGCCTTGGCTTCCATTGCCCTAAATAGCGCTTCAGTCTGTTGCTTTTGCGCGGGCGACAGGTTCAGTTCGCCGGCAAGCGCCAATACATGAGAAGGGCCAGGATAGCCGTTTAGCTCTGCTGCTTTGGCCAAACCCATGCCCTTACCGGCAAGATAGCTCTCAACGTCATCGGCTGATAAAGCCTTTATCGCCCTCGACTCTTGACCGACGTATTGATTCGGCGTAGTTGTCTCGCCCGCGTAAGCAAGGGTGGTGAAAGCTATCAGGCAGAGAGCAGATTGCTTTGCTTTGTTCATAGGATACTCCTCGGAGAAAGGGGTAACGACGCTAAGGGGGCCTGCAGACTAAAAACCATACTCGCGTTCCACACAACACACGCGAACTCGAAAAGCTTTATACCAATCCTTTGCGCGGCTCTGGGCTTGGCGATGAATTGCGTTTTCTTTCCAGGCCTTTATTGCTTCCTGGCTCACCCAATATGAAACGGAGATTCCGATTTCTTGCCTTGCACTCTCGAAGCCAAGAAAGCCCGGTTGCTCGGAGGCAAGCTCCAACATTTGTTTCGCAGCTTCGGCATAGCCGTTATCGCCATCTTGCCGGACAGAGGTAAAGATCACGGCGTAGTAAGGGGGGTGGGGCGTTATTGATGGTGATGATGCCATTCAGATCTCCTCGTGAATCGCCTATCAGGCGAGAAATGGACGTGCGTGTTGATGGTGTTGTCATGCATGAAACCTCACAAGCGCACCTGCGCTTGGCAGCGCTGGTCCAGTCTGAACCCAGTGTCCATTGCTATCCAATGTTTCATAGTCGCTGAACACAAATGGAAGTACTTTTGCTTTAAAAGGATTTTCCATTTGGTCGAATAAATTGATATGAAGGTGAGGCATTGTCGAATTACCCGAGTTGCCTACCATTCCAACTATTTCTCCCCGCCGCACTAGGGCGCCTTCGGCAACCCGTATTGACTGATTCTTGAGGTGAGCGAGAAAAACGATATAGCCTTCCTTGGCCCGTATCATGATGTAATTTCCGGCATTTGGCCTGATATCCAATCTGCCGTCTTCTTCTTTGGGGCGAAATTTGAAAGTTGCGTTATACCAGAGCAAAACTGTTTTCCAGATACTGGTGTATTCGTGATCGCCCCATCCGTTTCCAACACGAATCACCGTTCCGTCAATCGGTGCGAAAACAGGTTTGTTCCAGCAAAAGTAGTTCTTTGACGGGATATGGTTTACGTAGAAGCGTAATCCGCTCCCCTCATGTGGAGACTTTCTTTCATCATCCAGCTGTATAAAGTCGACAGCATAAGGATGGTGCCCCGGCGGCCTCATGACCTTCCATTCCCCTTTAAGGGGAGGATGAATTGAGATGTTGTGGATTGATTCCATAGCTACTTATCTTGATGCATAACCGTTATTCATTTGACAGCTCCGTCATGAGCATTCTCCTCAAGCTCGGCTTCATGTCTTCCTGGTCGGCAACCATTTGCTTAATTCGTCCAAAAACTTGCCTGGCATAAATGGCTTGGGGATGAAATCGTCCATGCCTGCTGCAAGACAACGCTGACGAGACTCGTTCGATGCATCGCCTGTCATCGCAATTACCGGTATCCCGGCAAATGCATTCGTTGATCGGATCAACCTGGTGGCTTCAAGGCCGTCCATTACAGGCATCTGCACATCCATCAACACACAATCAAAATGCGCATGATGCAACAAATCCAGTGCCTCCTTCCCATTCCTGGCCAACCATACCTTCGCCCCTGCCAGTTCCAGGAACCTTGTTATCGCCTCTTGACCGAGTTCGTTGTCTTCGGCCAATAGGATATGTGCACCGTCGATCCGCGCCCGAACGCCAAGCATTATGATTCCCTCATCTGCTTAAGTTAGTCGGATGAACATAGATTCTATTTGACCGTGATCTCAATCGTGTCTGCGCCCGGCCCAAAAACGAACTGAAGTTTCTCGAAACTGGGCAGACCGGAGAACAGCCCCAGTTGGAAACCATTTGAAAATCCGAGCGGTTCGGCGGGCAGGCTCAGCAGGTTGTGATCCAGATTGCCATTGCCGTTTCCATCATGAAATACGCTGACCGCATACTTCCCATATTTGAGATTCTGGAAGACGAGCCGAGTTTGATTGCCGCTGATATTTCCTTGCGTGCGAAGATAGGCTTTCTCGATCTGCATGACGTCGTCTCCTTCACGGAATAGATTGGCGATCACTTGCCCGCGCTCATGGAGCAGGCCGCGCACCTGGATTGTCAGGTTCCCGGATGAGTCGTCGGCAAAGCAGTTCTGTGAAAGCAGAATCAGGATTGATGCCATAAATATCTTATTCATACGACAGGGCCTCTCTGTTTGATATTGAAATCGCTTTACGAGCCGGCAACCGGCTTGCCAGCCACGCAAAGACCAATGTGATCGCCAGGGTGACCACGAAACCAATCTGGCTGAATGCAAAATGGAGCGATACGCCATGACCCAGGATGAGTTCGCCGAAGAACTCTGAGGCGTAAAGGCTGAGCGGCAAGCTCAGAAGGAATCCTGAAACGATGCCAACGAAAGCGACCACGGCACCTTCGGCAACGAACAGGCGATAGATGATCGAAGGAGTCGCGCCGATCGCACGCATGACACCGATTTCGCGGGTTCTCTCCATGATGTTGGTGCCGGTTGATGCAGCCATGCCCAGCGTACTGATCACCAGCACCAGCGCAGAGAGGAAGGTGAATAGCGTAAGGATGATGCTGAGATGGTCGTAGATGATCTTCGCGCGCTCAGCCTGGGACATGACATAAAAGACGTTAAGGTCCGTCCGGCTGATGACTCTTTCGATATCCTTCTTCAGTTTGACGACGTTGTCGAAGCTCCTGTCTTCGGTGGCGAACATCAGACTGTTGACCAGATGTTCAGGGTTGGCGGTCCTGTCGTATTGCTCTTTGTCGATGTATATCTTCGCCACATCGAATTCTTTGACTATGCCTACGAGTTTGGCCTGAACCGGTTTGCCGTTGAGGTT includes these proteins:
- a CDS encoding CBS domain-containing protein — encoded protein: MAIGEICNREVVILGRNESALDAARLMRQHHVGDVLVVEERTGRKEPVGIVTDRDLVVEIMAPGLGPAAITVGDIMGGELVTVRENTGVFEAIQYMRSKGVRRLPVVDAHNGLVGILALDDLLELLSEELLAISKLVKLEQQKEARSRR
- a CDS encoding HPF/RaiA family ribosome-associated protein, producing MQIPLQITIRGAAHSEELETHIRNKARKLDEFFEHITSCRVVVEIPHKHQHQGKMYNVRIDIGVPGHEIVVNRDMNEDVYVALRDAFDAAKRQLEDYVRKFRGDVKTHEPKQRGEGAGLRAG
- a CDS encoding Hsp20/alpha crystallin family protein, whose protein sequence is MLDSLKQAGMNIGREINRAWESLSEGWRELLSRSSNALTHFSRGKEEAAVTGSDLARFPRWGLLAGEVEETAKDILVRVELPGLEKEDCHVSIEGNMLYMSGEKRIERETSDSTYHVMERAYGSFQRAIPLPRNVDADQAEASYRNGVLTVRVPKSAVASGTTVRIS
- a CDS encoding YbhB/YbcL family Raf kinase inhibitor-like protein gives rise to the protein MALTLAALAFTSASFANNGAIPARHTCDGLNVSPALAWDNVPEGTKSLALIVDDPDAPDPADPRGTWVHWVLYNMPPNTHGVSEGVAATALPQGTLQGINDWQRAGYRGPCPPIGNHRYFFKLFALNVVLPNLNQPTSAMLEQAMQGHVIARAELVGRYQHR
- a CDS encoding DUF2846 domain-containing protein; amino-acid sequence: MLKQYVLLAVVAMGLFGCASVPMGDSNKDAALKTFGGNSDIAGVYIYRNESLGPGLRMIVQVDGRPLGQTAPRVYLYTEISPGKHVITSTTLNPFTGNSENETDSLEFEAIAGKRYYIWQEVKPDWNPLAFVLPLPWIYLPHPKLHLVDEPEGQKGVLETKLAVSQ
- a CDS encoding Spy/CpxP family protein refolding chaperone translates to MNKAKQSALCLIAFTTLAYAGETTTPNQYVGQESRAIKALSADDVESYLAGKGMGLAKAAELNGYPGPSHVLALAGELNLSPAQKQQTEALFRAMEAKAKQIGGALIDEERKLDRLFASKAVTAESLTQTLRRIGELQAQVRQAHLESHLAQTEILTPEQVTTYMKLRGYGSPVKNDEHSGRGHSKG
- a CDS encoding antibiotic biosynthesis monooxygenase family protein, with protein sequence MASSPSITPHPPYYAVIFTSVRQDGDNGYAEAAKQMLELASEQPGFLGFESARQEIGISVSYWVSQEAIKAWKENAIHRQAQSRAKDWYKAFRVRVCCVEREYGF
- a CDS encoding M23 family metallopeptidase — its product is MESIHNISIHPPLKGEWKVMRPPGHHPYAVDFIQLDDERKSPHEGSGLRFYVNHIPSKNYFCWNKPVFAPIDGTVIRVGNGWGDHEYTSIWKTVLLWYNATFKFRPKEEDGRLDIRPNAGNYIMIRAKEGYIVFLAHLKNQSIRVAEGALVRRGEIVGMVGNSGNSTMPHLHINLFDQMENPFKAKVLPFVFSDYETLDSNGHWVQTGPALPSAGALVRFHA
- a CDS encoding response regulator, whose product is MLGVRARIDGAHILLAEDNELGQEAITRFLELAGAKVWLARNGKEALDLLHHAHFDCVLMDVQMPVMDGLEATRLIRSTNAFAGIPVIAMTGDASNESRQRCLAAGMDDFIPKPFMPGKFLDELSKWLPTRKT
- a CDS encoding DUF2141 domain-containing protein — its product is MASILILLSQNCFADDSSGNLTIQVRGLLHERGQVIANLFREGDDVMQIEKAYLRTQGNISGNQTRLVFQNLKYGKYAVSVFHDGNGNGNLDHNLLSLPAEPLGFSNGFQLGLFSGLPSFEKLQFVFGPGADTIEITVK